Proteins encoded in a region of the Mesoflavibacter profundi genome:
- a CDS encoding lysylphosphatidylglycerol synthase transmembrane domain-containing protein — MLPILLGVFLIWYSLSKISLTGLLQHFKEANYWYILLGVIFGLLSHLSRAYRWLFMLEPMGYKVKLGNSIMAVFAAYLINYTIPRAGEVARATILTNYENVPFQKGFGTIVAERVADFIVMLFIIALTLVIQFEFIFNFFLQKFNLIKILTALLIVVIIAITAIVMIKKSQSKIAVKIKDFIKGLIEGALSIFKMKKKWAFIFHTLFIWIMYVLMFYVTTFAIKDLGNVSFGAVLVGFILATFSIAATNGGIGSYPEAIVIAFTLFALPEDPSRAFGWIMWTSQTVLIFVLGGLSLLYLPFFNRNK; from the coding sequence ATGCTCCCAATTTTATTGGGAGTTTTTTTAATATGGTATTCTTTATCAAAAATATCTCTAACAGGTTTATTACAGCATTTTAAAGAAGCCAATTATTGGTATATATTATTAGGTGTAATCTTTGGTTTATTAAGTCATTTATCAAGAGCTTACCGTTGGTTGTTTATGTTAGAGCCAATGGGTTATAAAGTAAAATTAGGTAATAGCATAATGGCTGTTTTTGCAGCCTATCTAATAAACTACACAATTCCGCGAGCAGGAGAAGTTGCAAGAGCAACCATATTAACTAATTATGAAAATGTTCCATTTCAAAAAGGATTTGGTACAATAGTCGCAGAGCGCGTTGCCGATTTTATAGTAATGCTTTTTATTATAGCATTAACTTTGGTTATACAATTTGAATTTATTTTTAATTTTTTTCTTCAAAAGTTTAATCTAATAAAAATTCTTACAGCGTTATTAATTGTCGTAATAATAGCGATAACAGCTATTGTTATGATTAAAAAAAGCCAATCTAAAATTGCAGTAAAAATTAAAGATTTTATAAAAGGACTAATAGAAGGCGCGTTAAGTATTTTTAAAATGAAAAAAAAGTGGGCATTTATATTTCACACACTTTTTATATGGATCATGTACGTTTTAATGTTTTATGTAACAACATTTGCAATAAAAGATTTAGGCAACGTAAGTTTTGGAGCTGTTTTAGTGGGTTTTATTCTTGCAACATTTAGTATTGCAGCAACCAATGGAGGAATAGGATCGTATCCAGAAGCAATCGTAATTGCATTTACATTATTTGCCCTTCCAGAAGATCCAAGTCGTGCATTTGGTTGGATTATGTGGACATCACAAACTGTATTAATATTTGTTTTAGGAGGATTATCTTTATTATACCTTCCGTTTTTTAACCGAAACAAATAA
- a CDS encoding glycogen/starch synthase — protein sequence MKDKRILYVSSEVVPYLPETEISSMSFETPRMVNQQGGQIRIFMPRYGNINERRHQLHEVIRLSGINLVINDLDMPLIIKVASIPKERIQVYFIDNDEYFKRKATFTDENGNLFEDNDERAIFFAKGVIETVKKLNWSPDIIHVHGWLASLLPLYLKQFYNDEPLFNQSKIVTSIYRQSFDNTLNKDLINKIKFDGIEEEKIKDLEQPTYTNLMKVAIDQSDALIIGSEELPEDLTKHLKNCKKPVLDYHAKDEFSEAYTNFYNNDVLS from the coding sequence ATGAAAGATAAGAGGATATTATACGTATCATCTGAAGTGGTGCCATATTTACCCGAAACAGAAATTTCTTCAATGTCATTTGAAACACCTAGAATGGTAAACCAGCAAGGTGGACAAATAAGAATTTTTATGCCTAGATACGGTAATATAAACGAAAGAAGACACCAACTTCATGAAGTAATACGCTTATCTGGTATAAATCTAGTAATTAATGATCTTGATATGCCACTTATAATTAAAGTAGCATCAATACCAAAAGAAAGAATACAAGTTTACTTTATTGATAATGACGAGTATTTTAAAAGAAAAGCAACTTTTACTGACGAAAACGGAAACCTTTTTGAAGATAATGACGAACGTGCAATATTCTTTGCTAAAGGTGTAATAGAAACTGTAAAAAAACTAAACTGGTCTCCAGACATTATACATGTACATGGTTGGCTAGCTTCTTTATTACCGTTATACCTAAAACAATTTTATAATGACGAGCCTTTATTTAATCAAAGTAAAATCGTTACTTCTATTTACAGACAAAGTTTTGACAATACCTTAAACAAAGACTTAATCAATAAAATTAAATTTGATGGTATTGAAGAAGAAAAAATAAAAGATTTAGAACAACCAACTTACACAAATTTAATGAAAGTTGCTATAGACCAATCCGATGCATTAATCATTGGATCTGAAGAACTTCCTGAAGATTTAACAAAACATTTAAAAAATTGTAAAAAACCTGTTTTAGATTACCATGCAAAAGACGAATTTAGTGAAGCTTACACTAATTTTTACAATAATGACGTTTTAAGCTAA
- the panC gene encoding pantoate--beta-alanine ligase, with amino-acid sequence MIVFTNKNELKDKISSIRSQKHTIGFVPTMGALHKGHLSLVEQAMSNNQYVIVSIFVNPTQFDNPSDLEKYPRTLEQDVALLKTLSKDIIIYAPSVNDIYDDKVTSTKFSFDGLEHQMEGKFREGHFDGVGTIVKKLFEIVTPDNAYFGEKDFQQLAIIKKLVSKHNLGVNVVGCKIHREENGLAMSSRNTRLTKAHKNAAPFIYKTLLTAKEKFGTKSANQVTKWVEQQFANHTLLQLEYFTIADANTLKTVQRKSKYKTYRAFIAVYAGEIRLIDNIALN; translated from the coding sequence ATGATTGTATTTACAAATAAAAACGAATTAAAAGATAAAATTTCGTCTATAAGAAGCCAAAAGCATACCATTGGTTTTGTACCTACTATGGGCGCATTACACAAAGGACATTTAAGTCTTGTAGAACAAGCAATGTCTAATAATCAATACGTTATAGTTAGTATTTTTGTTAATCCTACACAGTTTGATAATCCGTCAGACTTAGAAAAATATCCAAGAACTTTAGAGCAAGATGTTGCATTATTAAAAACTTTATCTAAAGACATAATTATTTATGCGCCAAGTGTAAATGATATTTATGATGATAAAGTAACATCAACAAAATTTAGCTTTGATGGTTTAGAGCACCAAATGGAAGGTAAGTTTAGAGAAGGACATTTTGATGGCGTTGGTACTATAGTAAAAAAACTATTTGAAATTGTTACACCAGATAATGCCTATTTTGGAGAGAAAGATTTCCAGCAGTTAGCAATAATTAAAAAGTTAGTTTCTAAACATAATTTAGGCGTAAATGTAGTAGGATGTAAAATCCATCGCGAAGAAAATGGTTTGGCAATGAGTTCTAGAAACACTAGGTTAACCAAAGCACATAAAAATGCGGCACCATTTATTTATAAAACTTTATTAACTGCCAAAGAAAAGTTTGGCACAAAAAGTGCTAATCAAGTTACTAAATGGGTAGAACAGCAATTTGCAAATCATACCTTATTACAATTAGAGTATTTTACAATTGCAGATGCTAATACCTTAAAAACCGTACAACGTAAATCTAAATATAAAACCTACAGAGCTTTTATTGCAGTTTATGCAGGAGAAATCCGATTAATTGATAATATAGCTTTAAATTAA
- a CDS encoding alpha/beta hydrolase, with protein sequence MKRFLLLLITLIAFNHLAAQTLYKEINSEKLGESRQLKIQVPRNYDTSDKKYPVVIVFDGDYLFEIVAGNVDYAAYWEDMPEAIVVGINQYQKRNEDCYYSDQNSLPTETGAAFFEFVSMELVPFINKSFRTENFKVAVGHGLTANYINYYLLKGEPLFQAYISISPDLAPDMNSYLTEKLAKVEQKTFYYLATSENDKKNIKSSVDALATSLKGIENDNLLKTFETFTDATHYSLPAQAIPKALQKIFLVFQPISLEEYRTTILNLDTNPVDYLKEKYQTIETLFGIKKPILINDFKAIEASIKKKEKYEYFEDLGNLARKEYPETLLGHYYLGRFYEETGKPKKAMKTYQSAYILEEIGGITKDQVLELAEQIKADFGY encoded by the coding sequence ATGAAACGTTTTCTATTATTGCTAATTACGTTAATTGCTTTTAATCATCTTGCAGCACAAACCTTATATAAAGAAATAAATTCTGAAAAATTAGGAGAATCACGTCAGTTAAAAATACAAGTGCCTCGTAATTATGACACTTCAGATAAAAAATATCCAGTAGTGATAGTATTTGACGGCGATTATTTATTTGAAATCGTCGCAGGCAATGTAGATTATGCTGCCTATTGGGAAGACATGCCAGAAGCAATTGTAGTAGGAATTAATCAATATCAAAAAAGAAACGAAGATTGCTATTACAGCGATCAAAATTCGTTACCAACAGAAACTGGAGCTGCTTTTTTCGAGTTTGTTAGTATGGAGTTAGTTCCATTTATTAATAAAAGCTTTAGAACAGAAAACTTTAAAGTAGCAGTAGGACATGGTTTAACAGCAAACTATATTAACTATTATTTATTAAAAGGAGAACCACTTTTTCAAGCTTATATAAGTATAAGTCCAGATTTAGCGCCAGATATGAATAGTTATTTAACCGAAAAATTAGCAAAAGTAGAACAAAAAACATTTTATTATTTAGCAACTTCAGAAAACGATAAAAAAAATATAAAATCAAGTGTAGATGCACTTGCAACAAGTTTGAAAGGAATAGAGAATGACAATCTTTTAAAAACTTTCGAAACCTTTACAGATGCAACACATTACTCGTTACCAGCTCAAGCAATTCCGAAAGCACTTCAAAAGATATTTTTAGTTTTTCAACCAATTAGTTTAGAAGAATATAGAACAACAATCCTCAATCTAGACACTAATCCAGTAGACTACCTTAAAGAAAAGTACCAAACCATAGAGACTTTATTTGGAATTAAAAAGCCTATTTTAATTAACGACTTTAAAGCTATAGAAGCATCTATAAAGAAAAAAGAAAAATACGAGTATTTTGAAGATTTAGGTAATCTTGCACGTAAAGAATATCCAGAAACTTTATTAGGTCATTATTATTTAGGACGTTTTTACGAAGAAACAGGTAAACCTAAAAAAGCAATGAAAACCTACCAATCTGCATATATTTTAGAAGAAATTGGAGGCATAACAAAAGATCAAGTATTAGAATTAGCAGAGCAAATAAAAGCAGATTTTGGCTATTAA
- a CDS encoding DUF4270 domain-containing protein encodes MKKHILKVVKPLTFLLVFGTLLIGCDDDYLRIESDISGTQNFSTNKKDFPFLSYTKKSNPVQTNGLPSNLLGVYKDPNYGSTTASIITQILPTDLTPDFGDTPQVESVKLYIPFFSEVESTDDEGNSTYTIDSTYGNTSAPYKLSIYRSNYLLRDLDPATDFEEEQAYYSNIFENIDIDTQTLELLYENDQFTPNFEQIHILDEDGEIETRLAPGIRVDLTDFEADINYWQDLLIPNEDNEVLSNVSSFNNFFRGLIFKVEAIAPDNDGSMQMLNLLNSNANITVAYSYDDPDEDDASITLDGAYSLSFTGIKANHFENLDFNISDGDATNGDSNLYLKGLDGSMSIINLFNGDVEDEFGDNVNSLEYFKSKKDKWLINEANLTFYVDQNLTIDNEPERVVLYDLKNNLPIIDYYFDGTDNFINPVNSKVIYSDRLTRDDNNNGVKYKIRLTEHLNNILLNDSTNVNLGLFVSTNVNNVLVSKISNSTNQDILQSVPRTSILSPEGTILHGSNTNVQEDLRAKFEIYYTETEN; translated from the coding sequence ATGAAAAAACATATTTTAAAAGTAGTAAAACCATTAACGTTTTTATTAGTTTTTGGTACTTTATTGATTGGTTGTGATGATGATTACTTAAGAATAGAAAGTGACATTAGCGGTACTCAAAACTTTTCTACTAATAAAAAAGATTTTCCTTTTTTATCTTATACCAAAAAATCAAATCCAGTACAAACAAATGGATTACCTAGTAATTTATTAGGCGTTTACAAAGATCCAAATTACGGATCAACAACTGCAAGTATAATTACACAAATACTACCAACAGATTTAACTCCAGACTTTGGTGACACACCACAAGTAGAATCTGTTAAACTATATATTCCATTCTTCTCTGAAGTAGAAAGTACAGATGACGAAGGGAATTCTACTTACACAATAGATTCTACATACGGTAATACTAGTGCGCCTTACAAATTATCCATTTATCGTAGTAACTACCTATTAAGAGACCTTGATCCTGCAACAGATTTTGAAGAAGAACAAGCATACTACTCAAACATCTTTGAAAATATAGATATAGACACTCAAACACTAGAGTTACTTTACGAGAATGATCAGTTTACACCAAATTTTGAACAAATTCATATTTTGGACGAAGACGGAGAAATAGAAACTAGACTTGCGCCAGGAATTAGAGTAGATCTAACCGATTTTGAAGCAGACATCAATTACTGGCAAGATTTATTAATTCCTAATGAAGATAACGAAGTATTAAGTAACGTAAGCAGCTTTAACAACTTTTTTAGAGGATTAATATTTAAAGTAGAAGCAATAGCACCAGATAACGATGGTAGTATGCAGATGTTAAACTTACTAAATAGTAATGCAAACATAACTGTAGCTTACTCGTATGACGATCCAGACGAAGACGATGCAAGTATTACCTTAGATGGTGCATACTCACTCTCTTTTACAGGTATTAAAGCCAATCATTTTGAAAATTTAGATTTTAATATCTCAGATGGTGATGCTACAAATGGCGATTCTAATTTATACTTAAAAGGATTAGATGGTTCTATGTCAATCATAAATCTATTTAATGGAGATGTAGAAGACGAATTTGGTGATAATGTAAATTCACTTGAATATTTTAAATCTAAAAAAGACAAGTGGCTTATCAATGAAGCTAATTTAACCTTTTATGTAGATCAAAATTTAACAATAGATAACGAACCTGAAAGAGTTGTGTTATATGATTTAAAAAACAACCTTCCAATTATAGATTATTATTTTGATGGTACAGATAACTTTATTAACCCTGTAAACTCAAAAGTAATCTATTCAGATAGGTTAACTAGAGATGATAACAACAACGGAGTTAAATACAAAATTAGATTAACAGAACACTTAAATAATATATTATTAAACGACTCTACTAACGTAAACTTAGGATTATTCGTTTCAACAAATGTTAATAATGTATTAGTTTCTAAAATATCAAATTCAACAAATCAAGATATATTACAATCTGTCCCAAGAACTAGCATTTTAAGTCCTGAAGGTACAATACTGCATGGTAGCAATACTAATGTACAGGAAGACTTAAGAGCAAAATTCGAAATCTATTATACAGAAACTGAAAATTAA
- the panD gene encoding aspartate 1-decarboxylase produces the protein MQIQVVKSKIHRVKVTGADLNYIGSITIDEDLMDAANIIQGEKVQIVNNNNGARLETYAIPGPRNSGEITLNGAAARLVSPGDVLILITYAFMDIEEAKVFKPSLVFPDEATNLLK, from the coding sequence ATGCAAATACAAGTCGTAAAATCAAAAATACATCGCGTTAAAGTAACAGGAGCAGACTTAAACTATATTGGTAGTATTACTATAGACGAAGATCTAATGGATGCTGCAAATATTATTCAAGGTGAAAAAGTTCAAATTGTAAATAATAACAATGGTGCACGATTAGAAACTTATGCGATTCCTGGACCAAGAAATAGCGGAGAGATTACCTTAAATGGTGCTGCTGCAAGATTAGTATCTCCAGGAGATGTGCTTATTTTAATCACTTACGCATTTATGGATATAGAAGAAGCAAAAGTGTTTAAACCATCTTTGGTGTTTCCTGATGAAGCTACAAACCTTTTAAAATAA